A genomic stretch from Mesoplodon densirostris isolate mMesDen1 chromosome 3, mMesDen1 primary haplotype, whole genome shotgun sequence includes:
- the LOC132485375 gene encoding LOW QUALITY PROTEIN: SNW domain-containing protein 1-like (The sequence of the model RefSeq protein was modified relative to this genomic sequence to represent the inferred CDS: inserted 1 base in 1 codon; substituted 1 base at 1 genomic stop codon) → MVLTSFLPAPTQLSQDQLDAEEKARSQRPRQTSLVSSRREPPPYGYQKGWIPRLLEDFGDGGAFLEIHVAQYSLGVGRKKKMSNALAIQVDAEGKIKYDAIARQGQSKDKVIYSKYNDLVPKEVMNADDPDLQRHDEEAIKEITEKTRVALEKSVSQKVAAAMPVRAAADKLAPPQYIQYTPSQQGVAFNSGAKQRVIQMVEMQKDPMEPLRFKINKKIPRGPPSPPAPVMHSPSRKMTVKEQQEWKIPPCISNWKNAKGYTVPLVKRLAADGRGLQTVHINENFAKLAKALYIADWKAHEAVEMCAQVERKMAQKEKEKHEEKLREMAQKARERRAGIKTHVEKEDGEARERDEIRHDRRKERQHDRNLARXAPDKRSKLQRNENRDISEVVALSVPNPRTSNEVQYDQRLFNQSKGMDSGFAGGEVEIYNVYDQAWRGGKDMAQNIXRPSKNLDKDMYGDDLEARIKTNRFVPDKEFSGSDRRQRGREGPVQFEEDPFGLDKFLEEAKQHGGSKRPSDSSHPKEHEHEGKKRRKE, encoded by the exons ATGGTGCTCACTAGCTTTTTACCTGCACCTACTCAGCTATCTCAGGACCAGCTTGACGCTGAAGAAAAGGCGAGATCGCAGAGACCACGACAGACCTCACTGGTCTCCTCCCGAAGAGAACCTCCCCCATACGGGTACCAGAAAGGCTGGATACCTCGGTTATTAGAGGATTTTGGAGACGGAGGTGCTTTTCTAGAGATCCATGTGGCCCAGTATTCCCTGGGTGTGGGacgtaagaaaaaaatgtcaaatgcaCTGGCCATTCAGGTGGATGCTGAAGGAAAAATTAAGTATGATGCAATTGCTCGACAGGGACAGTCAAAAGACAAGGTCATTTATAGCAAGTACAATGACCTGGTTCCCAAAGAAGTCATGAATGCAGATGACCCAGACCTGCAAAGACATGATGAAGAAGCCATTAAAGAGATAACAGAAAAGACAAGGGTAGCCTTAGAAAAATCCGTATCGCAGAAGGTTGCTGCAGCCATGCCAGTCCGAGCAGCAGCTGATAAACTGGCTCCTCCTCAGTATATCCAATACACACCATCTCAACAAGGAGTGGCGTTCAACTCTGGAGCTAAACAGAGAGTTATTCAAATGGTGGAAATGCAGAAAGATCCGATGGAGCCTCTAAGGTTCAAGATTAATAAGAAGATTCCCCGGGGACCACCTTCTCCTCCTGCACCTGTCATGCATTCTCCTAGCCGAAAGATGACCGTGAAGGAACAACAAGAGTGGAAGATTCCTCCCTGTATTTCAAACTGGAAAAATGCAAAGGGTTATACAGTTCCATTAGTTAAACGTCTGGCGGCTGATGGAAGAGGACTGCAGACAGTTCACATCAATGAAAATTTTGCAAAACTGGCCAAAGCCCTCTACATTGCTGATTGGAAGGCTCATGAAGCTGTGGAAATGTGTGCTCAAGTAGAGAGAAAGATGGctcaaaaagaaaaggagaaacatgaAGAGAAACTTAGAGAAATGGCCCAGAAAGCCAGGGAGAGAAGAGCTGGGATCAAAACCCATGTGGAAAAAGAGGATGGGGAGGCACGTGAGAGGGATGAAATCCGGCATGACAGGCGAAAAGAGAGACAGCATGACCGGAATCTTGCCA CAGCTCCAGATAAGAGGTCGAAActgcagagaaatgaaaatcgaGATATCAGTGAAGTCGTTGCTCTGAGTGTGCCCAATCCTCGGACTTCCAATGAAGTTCAGTATGACCAAAGGCTCTTCAACCAATCCAAGGGTATGGACAGCGGTTTTGCAGGTGGAGAAGTTGAAATTTACAATGTTTATGATCAAGCCTGGAGAGGTGGTAAAGATATGGCCCAGAATATTTAAAGGCCCAGTAAAAATCTGGACAAGGACATGTATGGTGATGACCTAGAAGCCAGAATAAAGACTAACAGATTTGTTCCCGATAAGGAGTTTTCTGGTTCAGACCGTAGACAAAGAGGCCGAGAAGGACCAGTTCAGTTTGAGGAGGATCCTTTTGGTTTGGACAAATTTTTGGAAGAAGCCAAACAGCACGGTGGCTCTAAAAGACCCTCAGATAGCAGCCACCCCAAGGAACATGAGCATGAAGgcaagaagaggagaaaggagtAG